The Oscillospiraceae bacterium genome has a segment encoding these proteins:
- a CDS encoding bifunctional 2-keto-4-hydroxyglutarate aldolase/2-keto-3-deoxy-6-phosphogluconate aldolase: protein MSKEAVLNKIKDVGIVAVIRAESVEQAAKITDACVAGGVTTVELCFTVPNADQLISQMVKKYEGTDVTIGAGTVLDPATARIAILNGAQYIVSPHFDPEIIAVCNIYDVPAMAGVGTATEAIAAMRCGASVLKVFPGDVLGPKFIKSLRGPVPYAQCMPSGGVDVDNVGDWIKAGAIAVGAGSSLTAGAKTGDYAKITETGKKFIENIKKARA from the coding sequence ATGTCTAAAGAAGCAGTTTTGAACAAAATTAAAGATGTTGGGATCGTGGCTGTGATCCGTGCGGAGTCTGTGGAGCAGGCTGCCAAGATTACAGACGCTTGCGTGGCCGGTGGCGTGACCACCGTGGAGCTGTGCTTCACCGTGCCCAATGCGGACCAGCTGATTTCCCAGATGGTGAAAAAATACGAGGGTACGGATGTGACCATCGGCGCCGGTACGGTGCTGGACCCGGCCACTGCCCGGATCGCCATTCTCAACGGCGCCCAGTATATTGTGTCGCCCCACTTTGACCCGGAGATCATCGCTGTGTGCAACATTTATGATGTGCCGGCTATGGCAGGTGTGGGCACGGCCACCGAGGCCATTGCCGCTATGCGCTGCGGTGCCAGCGTGCTGAAGGTGTTCCCCGGCGATGTGCTTGGTCCCAAGTTCATTAAGTCCCTGCGCGGCCCGGTGCCCTATGCCCAGTGCATGCCCTCCGGCGGCGTGGATGTGGACAATGTAGGCGATTGGATTAAGGCAGGCGCCATTGCTGTTGGTGCCGGTTCTTCCCTGACCGCCGGTGCCAAGACCGGGGATTATGCCAAGATCACCGAGACCGGCAAGAAGTTTATTGAGAACATCAAAAAAGCCAGAGCGTAA
- a CDS encoding glycosyltransferase family 39 protein, whose amino-acid sequence MQTASSASRKGALTRALSAPGTANGLILLGAVLQVLFFILYLINGDVHVDEAMLVLNARSLAREGTDIFGQRMPVYFDTWLYGGQSSLATYLAAAFIRLFGNQIWIARLPLALTAFASLFALKGLVRLLFPGQYTVQNTVLLLTAIEPWRLYQSAWTLDCAYLPFVLLFALYFLVHAVEKPKARLLFYTLSMACFALGLYAYMAAAILIPMLLVILYLSLLIKKKMKFRYALWSVAVLAVCALPFLLLGLVQAGLLKDCNFLGLSITAMDSYARGNSTTIFGSAGSAGAVFQRAFSNLGGVLYNILVPDLMLLQSARYPTLSGNVSNYPFGHTVAGLLALAGLLLFLWPKKHRKTDTDFAKATTARVVIGSFLGAFLVYAIVVSYASNAMYRYAAFYPLLHILAAFGVCWLLESFSSPAVPRLLAGLAVVSLALTGFAFGNFATHNSALYGKSFEQALTAARDSGSSEILLVDSQDPYFRERESVFLRFYADDKINQMTPLEPELRARGGLSAGNPDVAPRLRPVTKDGSWRYVQVEENRDLTGDCYIFFGTVPQLDKTRQQEYAVKNYNDFCVTLVRKK is encoded by the coding sequence ATGCAAACCGCTTCTTCTGCCTCCCGCAAGGGGGCGTTGACCCGCGCACTGTCTGCGCCCGGCACAGCCAATGGGCTGATCCTGCTGGGCGCCGTGTTGCAGGTCCTCTTTTTTATACTTTACCTGATCAACGGCGATGTGCATGTGGACGAGGCTATGCTGGTACTCAACGCCCGCAGTTTGGCGCGGGAGGGCACAGACATTTTCGGCCAGCGTATGCCGGTGTATTTTGACACCTGGCTGTACGGCGGCCAGTCTTCCCTGGCCACCTACCTGGCAGCGGCGTTTATCCGCCTGTTTGGCAACCAAATTTGGATTGCTCGGCTGCCCTTGGCGCTGACCGCCTTTGCCAGTCTGTTCGCCCTAAAAGGGCTGGTGCGCCTGCTGTTTCCCGGGCAGTACACGGTACAAAATACCGTTCTTCTGCTGACAGCGATCGAGCCGTGGCGGCTGTATCAATCCGCCTGGACCCTGGACTGCGCCTACCTGCCCTTTGTGCTGCTGTTTGCCCTGTACTTTTTGGTGCACGCGGTGGAAAAGCCTAAGGCACGGCTGCTGTTTTACACCCTATCCATGGCCTGCTTCGCCCTTGGACTGTACGCCTATATGGCGGCAGCCATTCTGATCCCGATGCTGCTGGTAATCCTGTATCTATCTCTGCTGATCAAAAAGAAAATGAAATTCCGTTACGCCCTGTGGTCCGTAGCCGTATTGGCTGTGTGTGCTCTGCCGTTTCTGCTCTTAGGACTGGTGCAGGCGGGTCTGCTGAAGGACTGCAACTTCCTGGGGTTGTCCATCACGGCTATGGACAGCTACGCCAGGGGCAACAGCACCACCATCTTTGGCTCTGCCGGGTCTGCCGGTGCTGTCTTTCAGCGAGCATTCTCCAACCTGGGCGGCGTGCTTTATAATATTTTGGTGCCGGATTTAATGCTGCTCCAAAGCGCCCGCTATCCCACCCTCAGCGGCAATGTAAGCAACTATCCCTTTGGCCACACAGTGGCGGGGCTGCTGGCACTGGCGGGTCTGCTGCTGTTTTTGTGGCCCAAGAAGCACCGCAAGACCGATACGGACTTTGCCAAAGCCACCACCGCCCGTGTGGTGATCGGCAGCTTTTTAGGCGCCTTTTTGGTGTACGCCATTGTGGTCAGCTACGCCTCCAACGCCATGTACCGCTACGCAGCCTTTTATCCGCTGCTGCATATTTTGGCCGCCTTTGGGGTGTGCTGGCTGCTGGAGAGCTTTTCCTCCCCGGCGGTGCCCCGCCTGCTGGCCGGGCTGGCCGTCGTGTCCCTGGCACTCACCGGCTTTGCCTTTGGCAACTTTGCCACCCACAACAGTGCCCTGTACGGCAAAAGCTTTGAACAGGCGCTGACCGCCGCCAGAGACAGCGGCAGCAGCGAAATTCTGCTGGTAGACAGCCAGGACCCGTACTTTAGAGAGCGAGAGAGCGTGTTCCTGCGCTTTTATGCGGACGACAAAATCAACCAAATGACCCCACTGGAGCCGGAGCTGCGCGCCCGTGGCGGGCTGAGTGCCGGTAACCCGGATGTGGCGCCCCGCCTGCGCCCGGTAACCAAGGACGGCAGCTGGCGCTATGTGCAGGTGGAGGAAAATCGCGACTTAACCGGCGACTGCTACATTTTCTTTGGCACCGTGCCCCAGCTGGATAAAACCCGACAGCAAGAATACGCCGTAAAAAATTATAACGACTTCTGTGTGACCCTGGTGCGGAAGAAGTAA
- the yfbR gene encoding 5'-deoxynucleotidase: MSSNFFAMVERMKLIDRWALMNNTGKENIAEHSHTVAVIAHALALIGNKKFGRSYNAERCALLALYHDTTEVITGDMPTPVKYYNDTIRRAYKEIEATAGDRLLAMLPEEFRPDYDPCFHPDPADKELWQLVKAADKISALIKCIEEDRMGNREFEMALRAQEAKVEAIDLPEVAYFRKEFMPAYYLTLDEHTKS, encoded by the coding sequence ATGAGCAGCAACTTCTTTGCCATGGTGGAGCGCATGAAGCTGATTGACCGTTGGGCACTGATGAACAATACCGGCAAGGAAAACATTGCCGAGCACTCTCACACCGTAGCGGTGATTGCCCATGCGCTGGCGCTGATCGGCAACAAGAAATTCGGCCGCAGCTACAACGCGGAGCGGTGCGCACTGCTGGCGCTGTACCACGACACCACCGAGGTGATCACCGGCGATATGCCTACCCCGGTAAAATATTATAACGACACCATTCGCCGTGCCTATAAAGAGATTGAGGCCACGGCGGGGGATCGTCTGCTGGCCATGCTGCCGGAGGAATTCCGACCGGATTACGACCCTTGCTTTCACCCCGACCCGGCGGACAAAGAACTGTGGCAGCTGGTGAAGGCGGCGGACAAAATCAGCGCACTGATCAAGTGCATTGAGGAGGACCGTATGGGCAACCGGGAGTTTGAGATGGCTCTGCGTGCCCAGGAGGCCAAGGTGGAGGCCATTGACCTGCCGGAGGTGGCCTACTTCCGGAAAGAATTCATGCCCGCCTACTACCTGACTCTGGACGAACACACCAAATCCTAA
- the aspS gene encoding aspartate--tRNA ligase, with protein sequence MDTLTGMKRTDYCGNFTTEQIGQEVTVYGWAQRQRDLGNLIFIDLRDRTGILQLSFNDATDREIFAKAQSVRSEYVLAATGTLQKRESVNKELKTGEIELAVTDLRVLSKAQTPPFEIANADKVGDETTLKYRYLHLRNERLTQNLLMRHKIAKIAREYFYGHDFVEIETPMLIKSTPEGARDYVVPSRVHKGKFYALPQSPQIYKQLCMIAGLDRYIQLARCFRDEDLRADRQPEFTQIDLEMSFVDCEDIMQMAEGFIQTLMAQTVGVDIAAPLPRMTYADAMARYGSDKPDTRFDMCIEDITDWAKGTDFVVFQNAIAAGGTVRCIVAKNAAAAYTRKKIDKLTEHARGIGAGGLAYVRWADETPTCSFNKFLKAGQLDALLTRLGAEKGDCVFIISDKTSKALPILGALRLMVAKELDIIPKGKWNFLWITEMPFFEQDEETGEWIAMHHPFTMPMEECLPYLDTDKARVRAKAFDLVLNGIELSSGSMRITDCQLQNKMFELLGLSKEEIDAKFGFLVEAYQYAAPPHGGMGIGLDRLAMLICGADSLRDVTAFPKVQNASELMSGCPAEIDAVQLEELGMPLPEADA encoded by the coding sequence ATGGATACTTTAACGGGAATGAAACGAACAGACTACTGCGGCAACTTCACCACCGAGCAGATCGGGCAGGAAGTGACCGTTTATGGCTGGGCACAGCGCCAGCGGGACCTGGGCAACCTGATCTTTATTGACCTGCGGGACCGCACCGGTATTTTGCAGCTGAGCTTTAACGACGCCACCGATCGAGAGATTTTTGCCAAGGCGCAGAGCGTACGCAGCGAGTATGTGCTGGCTGCCACCGGCACCCTGCAAAAGCGAGAGAGCGTCAACAAAGAGTTGAAAACCGGCGAGATTGAGCTGGCGGTCACAGACCTGCGCGTGCTTTCCAAGGCGCAGACCCCGCCCTTTGAAATCGCCAACGCAGATAAAGTAGGCGACGAGACCACGCTGAAATACCGCTACCTGCACCTGCGCAACGAGCGGCTCACCCAGAACCTGCTCATGCGCCACAAAATCGCCAAGATTGCCCGGGAATACTTCTACGGCCACGATTTTGTAGAGATCGAGACCCCCATGCTGATCAAATCCACCCCGGAGGGCGCCCGGGACTATGTGGTGCCGTCCCGGGTACACAAGGGCAAGTTCTATGCCCTGCCCCAAAGCCCCCAGATCTACAAACAGCTGTGCATGATCGCCGGGCTGGACCGTTACATTCAGCTGGCCCGCTGCTTTAGAGATGAGGACCTGCGCGCCGACCGGCAGCCGGAGTTTACCCAAATCGACTTGGAAATGAGCTTTGTGGACTGCGAGGACATTATGCAGATGGCCGAAGGCTTTATTCAGACCCTGATGGCACAGACCGTAGGCGTGGACATTGCCGCTCCCCTGCCTCGCATGACCTATGCGGACGCCATGGCTCGCTACGGCTCCGATAAACCGGACACCCGATTCGATATGTGCATTGAGGACATCACCGACTGGGCCAAAGGGACGGACTTTGTGGTGTTCCAAAACGCCATTGCCGCCGGCGGAACCGTGCGTTGCATTGTAGCAAAGAACGCCGCCGCTGCCTATACCCGTAAGAAAATTGACAAATTAACAGAGCACGCCCGTGGGATCGGCGCCGGTGGCCTGGCCTATGTGCGCTGGGCAGACGAGACCCCCACCTGCTCCTTTAACAAATTCTTAAAAGCGGGCCAGCTGGACGCTCTGCTCACCCGCCTGGGGGCAGAAAAAGGCGACTGCGTCTTTATCATCTCTGACAAAACCTCCAAGGCACTGCCTATTCTGGGCGCTCTGCGCCTGATGGTGGCCAAGGAGCTGGACATCATTCCCAAGGGCAAATGGAACTTCCTGTGGATCACGGAAATGCCCTTCTTTGAACAGGACGAGGAAACCGGCGAATGGATCGCCATGCACCACCCCTTCACCATGCCTATGGAGGAGTGCCTGCCGTACCTGGATACGGACAAGGCTCGGGTGCGTGCCAAGGCCTTTGACCTGGTTCTCAACGGCATTGAGCTGTCCTCCGGCTCCATGCGTATCACCGACTGCCAGCTGCAAAACAAAATGTTTGAACTTCTGGGGCTGAGCAAGGAGGAGATCGACGCCAAATTCGGCTTCCTGGTAGAGGCCTATCAATACGCCGCACCGCCCCACGGCGGTATGGGCATTGGGCTGGATCGACTGGCTATGCTCATCTGCGGTGCAGACTCCCTGCGGGATGTGACCGCATTCCCCAAGGTGCAGAACGCCAGCGAGCTGATGAGCGGCTGCCCGGCAGAGATCGACGCCGTACAGTTGGAGGAGCTGGGTATGCCCCTGCCGGAGGCGGACGCATGA
- the hisS gene encoding histidine--tRNA ligase gives MITKAIKGTKDVLPQDAYKIQYIEATARETAADFGYKEIRTPVFEHTELFQRGVGDTTDVVQKEMYTFDDKGGRSITLRPEGTAGAARAFLENGLCNEALPQKVYYLVSCYRYEKPQAGRLREFHQFGVECFGTQSPLADAELIALASVVFDRLGVTGLRLEINSIGCPTCRAKYYDALRSYFAARKDELCDTCRGRLERNPMRILDCKSPVCQEIAKDAPAVTDYLCDECREHFDKVQSYLKAQNIDYIVNSRIVRGLDYYTKTVFEFVSDSIGAQGTVCGGGRYDGLIDELGGQKTPSLGFALGLERLHLLMEAQGCAYPEPEKADLFIIALGDKATGKALELAGDMRGEGFAVLMDLNQRSLRAQMKYANKLGARYTVVLGDNEVDTDRVQLKAMDTGEETEIALSTFVNGFYSVSMQAQLADLEINGEAFDFTSLFQTGETE, from the coding sequence CTGATTACCAAAGCGATTAAGGGCACCAAGGACGTGCTGCCCCAGGACGCCTACAAAATCCAGTATATTGAAGCCACGGCTCGAGAAACGGCCGCCGACTTTGGATACAAAGAGATCCGTACCCCTGTATTTGAGCACACGGAGCTGTTCCAGCGAGGCGTGGGTGACACCACCGATGTGGTGCAAAAAGAGATGTACACCTTTGACGACAAGGGCGGCCGCTCCATTACCCTGCGCCCGGAGGGCACTGCCGGTGCTGCCCGGGCATTCCTGGAGAACGGGCTGTGCAACGAGGCTCTGCCCCAAAAGGTCTATTATCTGGTCAGCTGCTACCGGTACGAGAAGCCTCAGGCCGGTCGCCTGCGGGAGTTCCACCAATTCGGTGTGGAGTGCTTCGGCACCCAATCCCCCCTGGCAGACGCTGAACTAATCGCCTTGGCTTCCGTGGTCTTTGACCGGCTGGGGGTCACCGGACTGCGATTGGAGATCAACTCCATTGGCTGCCCCACTTGCCGTGCCAAGTATTATGACGCCCTGCGCAGCTACTTTGCTGCCCGCAAAGACGAACTGTGCGACACCTGCCGGGGCCGCTTGGAGCGCAACCCCATGCGCATTTTGGACTGCAAAAGCCCGGTATGTCAGGAGATCGCCAAGGACGCTCCGGCAGTGACCGACTATCTGTGCGACGAGTGCCGGGAACACTTTGATAAAGTACAGTCTTACTTAAAAGCGCAAAATATCGACTACATCGTAAACTCCCGCATTGTCCGCGGGCTGGACTATTACACCAAGACAGTATTTGAATTCGTGTCCGACTCCATTGGTGCCCAGGGCACCGTGTGCGGCGGCGGGCGCTACGACGGCCTGATTGACGAACTGGGCGGCCAAAAGACCCCGTCCCTGGGCTTCGCCCTTGGACTGGAGCGGCTGCATCTGCTGATGGAGGCACAGGGCTGCGCTTACCCGGAGCCGGAAAAAGCAGACCTGTTTATCATCGCCCTGGGCGACAAGGCCACCGGCAAGGCGCTGGAGCTGGCCGGGGATATGCGCGGCGAGGGCTTTGCAGTGCTGATGGATCTGAACCAGCGCTCCCTGCGTGCCCAAATGAAATATGCCAACAAGCTGGGCGCCCGCTACACCGTGGTGCTGGGCGACAACGAAGTGGATACCGACCGGGTACAGCTGAAAGCTATGGACACCGGAGAGGAAACGGAAATAGCGCTTTCTACCTTTGTCAACGGATTTTACAGTGTCAGCATGCAGGCGCAGCTGGCGGATCTGGAGATCAACGGCGAAGCCTTTGACTTTACAAGCCTTTTTCAAACAGGAGAAACGGAATAA